The nucleotide window CCTACTTTTGCAATTAATGAGCAGAACACTGATTCCAAGTCCTTTTTTGCAAACTTTATTTGGGCAGTTAATGACAAATTAGATATCGGGATTGGCGCAAGAAAAATAGATGAAGATAAGTACTTTAATACTCGTCTCGATTTGCAAGCTGGTGGAAGCTCAGTTCCTTTTCAAGAATTAGGTGACAGCTGGGGTGATACAGTCACAAGGTTGAGTGCAGATTATCAAGTTTCGGATGATATCTTGGTATATGTTTCTAGATCAGAAGGTTTTAGGTCAGGCGGTTACAGTATGAGAGGTGTTAGGGCTAAATTTACTTTTGAACCAGAACTTGTTGAACAGACAGAGTTTGGAGCAAAAATGCAGTTTATGGATGGAAGGGCAACCCTAAATATAGCAGCTTTTGATACTACGGTAGAAGGTCGTCAGTTCCAAACAATTGTGAGTGTAGCTTATCCTCCTGGTACTGACACGGTAATAAACAACCATGCTGAGACAGAAATAGATGGTGTTGAAGTTGAATATTCTTTTGAATTAGGTAATGGATTCTCATTAATGGGTACATATGCCCATCAAGAGGGCGAAACTACTAAATCAGTTCAAAGCAGTTTATTGGTTCCAATTGGTCCTGACTGTATATATGGAACAGCTGATGATGGCTTGTGGTGTACTGATGATCCAGATGGAACAGTAAGTTTTGGAGGCCTTCCTACTGGAAGAACTCCTGAAGATACTTTTTCTGTTGGACTTTTACATGAAACACAAATAGGACAAGGGTCATTAACAACCTACATATCTCATAAACAGATGGATGAATTCTATATTGTAGATAAGGCTGTAGGTGGTACTGGAGTTATTGAGCCTAAATATGATATTACTGATATCAGTATTGCGTATGTTTGGTCAGATGCAAATGCTAGATATTCAGTTACAGCTTCTGGTAAGAATTTATCAGATACTGAGTATCATGAACAAACACTTCAGTTATTTGGAGCTGGTGGTTTCCAGGGTTGGGGAGCTCCTCAAACTTGGGGTTTAGAATTTATGGCTGAATTCTAGAATTTATTACAAATACTAAAAACGGCCAGTTTTATCTGGCCGTTTTTTTTATGAAAGAGATCTTCCTCCATCAATATTTATCACTTGACCAGTCATATACTTAGATTGAGAAATAAAATAAGCTGCAGAGGCTATATCAGCTGCTTCACCTGTTCTGCCAAGAGGGATGGTTTTTAGAATAGTTTCTCTTTCTAAAGAGCCTTCATTATTTTTTAATTCAGGCCACAACATAGCTCCAGGGGCAATTGCGTTTACCCTAATTTTTGGACTCAATTCTTTAGCAAAAGATTTTGTAATAGCTTCCAATCCAGATTTAGCAGCAGAATAAAGACTAAACTGGTCAATACCTTTTTTGGCCATAGCATCAGAAATATTAATAATACAACCTTCATTTTTTTTCAGTAGGTCTTTTAGACCCTTTATCAATATGAAAGGAGAGATTAGGTTGGTGAATGATAAGTCATACCAATCTTCCAAGTTTGCTTTATTTATAGGCGTAGGATAAAAACTAGACGCATTGTTAATTAAAATATGAAGGTTTTTATTTTCTTTTTTTATTTCTTTTAATAAATTAGTTACAGAATCAGTTTCAGTAAGATCAGCTTGGTATATTTTACAAGAATTATTTCTTAACTTATTCAAGTTAATTGATAATTCTTCCGCTTCTTTAGAAGAATTATTGTAATGAATAGCTACATCATAATTCTTCTTATGAAAGTATTCAGATAAGCTCTTCCCAATTCTTTTTGCCCCTCCGGTCACCAAAACAACCTTGTTGTTATTCAACTCTTAGAACCTCCTTTATTAGTATTAACCTTTTTTCTGCTAAATTTTTACTAATATTTTTTCCAGATTTATTCATATAGTTTTTATCAGGTACTATTTCTATAGATCTAATCAGTAACTCTTCCCAATTTATTTTTGGGTATTTATAATAAATAGAAAGTTTTTCTAAGGCCGGCAATAATGCTTGAGCTCTTTCTGGCCTTCTCAAGGCATCACATTTTAAAAGAACTTTAAGAATATTTTCTGGAGTTACTTCTTTTTTTTCTAGAAAACTTAGCAGATTACTTAATACTTCAGC belongs to SAR86 cluster bacterium and includes:
- a CDS encoding SDR family oxidoreductase, which translates into the protein MNNNKVVLVTGGAKRIGKSLSEYFHKKNYDVAIHYNNSSKEAEELSINLNKLRNNSCKIYQADLTETDSVTNLLKEIKKENKNLHILINNASSFYPTPINKANLEDWYDLSFTNLISPFILIKGLKDLLKKNEGCIINISDAMAKKGIDQFSLYSAAKSGLEAITKSFAKELSPKIRVNAIAPGAMLWPELKNNEGSLERETILKTIPLGRTGEAADIASAAYFISQSKYMTGQVINIDGGRSLS